The Pyrus communis chromosome 9, drPyrComm1.1, whole genome shotgun sequence genome has a segment encoding these proteins:
- the LOC137744449 gene encoding uncharacterized mitochondrial protein AtMg00810-like, with protein sequence MEDLKADMMNKYEMIDLGMLYHFLGIRVMQTESSTFIHQKKYATSLLKKFLLQDCKPVSIPLVPSDKLRKYDESEAANEAWFRKIVESLMYLTVARPDIMYTFCLLARFMHYPTNKHYKTAKRVLRYIQNTLDYGLECKKVKEQCCLDVVTSDWSGSENDMRSTSGYTFTIESGVFSWSSVKQYCVALSAA encoded by the coding sequence ATGGAAGATCTCAAAGCTGACATGATGAACAAGTATGAGATGATTGATTTGGGCATGCTGTATCACTTTCTAGGAATAAGAGTTATGCAAACTGAATCTAGTACCTTCATTCACCAAAAGAAGTATGCCACTTCTCTTCTCAAAAAGTTTCTATTGCAGGACTGTAAACCAGTTAGCATTCCTTTAGTTCCAAGTGAcaaattgagaaaatatgaTGAGAGTGAAGCAGCAAATGAAGCTTGGTTCAGGAAAATAGTTGAAAGCTTAATGTATCTCACAGTAGCCAGACCTGATATCATGTATACTTTTTGTCTACTTGCAAGATTCATGCACTATCCAACAAATAAGCACTATAAAACTGCTAAAAGAGTGTTGAGGTATATACAAAACACTTTAGATTATGGCTTGGAGTGCAAGAAAGTCAAGGagcaatgttgtttggatgttGTGACCAGTGATTGGAGTGGATCTGAAAATGATATGAGAAGTACATCTGGGTATACTTTCACAATTGAAAGTGGAGTATTTTCTTGGTCTTCAGTCAAACAATATTGTGTTGCACTATCCGCTGCATAG
- the LOC137745165 gene encoding cystathionine beta-lyase, chloroplastic-like, with product MAASSPLSFRSFFSSVAADSNDAGLTPGNFRPSFVDSRVSFGFTKATKSRGKTLSCENKFQFKCSVDRDMDLSTSAISDGVADCVNEVGPKEPSISTVLMNFENKFDPFDAMNTPLYQTATFKQPSATENGAYDYTRSGNPTRDALESLLAKLDKADRAFCFTSGMAALAAVAHLLGTGEEIVAGDDIYGGSDRLLSQVVPKTGVVVKRVNTSDLDEVASAIGPWTKLVWLESPTNPRQMISDIRKIAEMAHAHGAIVLVDNSIMSPVLSQPLDLGADIVMHSATKFIAGHSDVMAGVLAVKGDSLAKQLYFLQNAEGSGLAPFDCWVCLRGIKTMALRVEKQQDNAQKIAEFLASHPRVTQVNYAGLSGHPGRALHYSQAKGAGSVLSFLTGSLSLSKHIVETTKYFSITVSFGSVKSLISLPCFMSHASIPSAVREARGLSEDLVRISVGIEDVNDLIADLDHALKTGPL from the exons ATGGCTGCTTCTTCTCCCCTCTCTTTTAGGTCTTTCTTCAGCTCCGTCGCCGCCGATTCCAATGACGCC GGTTTAACGCCTGGGAATTTCAGACCAAGCTTTGTGGATTCCCGGGTCAGTTTCGGGTTCACAAAGGCAACCAAATCAAGGGGAAAGACGTTGTCCTGTGAGAATAAATTTCAATTCAAGTGTTCGGTGGACAGAGATATGGATCTGAGCACTTCAGCAATATCTGATGGTGTTGCAGACTGCGTAAATG AAGTTGGGCCGAAAGAGCCAAGTATTTCAACTGTGCTGATGAACTTTGAGAACAAGTTTGATCCGTTTGATGCAATGAATACGCCACTTTACCAAACAGCTACGTTTAAGCAG CCTTCAGCAACAGAAAATGGTGCTTATGATTATACTAGAAGTGGAAATCCCACACGGGATGCCTTGGAAAG CCTTTTGGCAAAGCTTGATAAAGCAGATCGAGCATTTTGTTTCACTAGTGGAATGGCTGCTTTGGCTGCTGTTGCTCATCTTTTAGGAACAG GTGAGGAGATTGTTGCAGGAGACGACATTTATGGAGGTTCTGATCGGTTGCTATCACAAGTAGTTCCAAAGACTGGAGTTGTGGTGAA ACGAGTGAACACAAGTGATTTAGATGAGGTTGCATCTGCTATTGGCCCCTGGACAAAGCTTGTGTGGCTGGAGAGTCCCACCAATCCTCGACAAATGATTTCTGATATTCGT AAAATAGCAGAGATGGCTCATGCACATGGTGCTATTGTGTTAGTGGATAACAGTATAATGTCTCCTGTATTGTCACAGCCACTGGATCTCGGAGCAG ACATTGTTATGCACTCGGCCACAAAGTTTATTGCTGGACACAGTGATGTCATGGCAGGTGTTTTAGCTGTTAAAGGCGATAG CTTGGCGAAACAGCTATATTTCCTACAAAATGCAGAAGGCTCTGGATTAGCTCCATTTGACTGTTGGGTCTGTTTACGAGGAATTAAGACAATGGCCTTGCGTGTTGAGAAGCAACAG GATAATGCTCAAAAAATTGCTGAGTTCCTCGCTTCCCATCCACGAGTGACACAAGTTAATTACGCTGGGCTTTCTGGTCACCCTGGACGTGCCTTGCATTATTCTCAG GCAAAGGGTGCAGGATCTGTATTGAGTTTTTTGACAGGTTCATTGTCACTATCAAAGCATATTGTCGAGACTACCAAATACTTCAGTATAACTGTCAGTTTTG GGAGTGTGAAGTCCCTTATAAGCCTGCCGTGCTTCATGTCTCATGCAAGCATACCATCTGCAGTGCGTGAGGCCAGAGGCCTATCTGAAGATCTTGTTCGTATTTCTGTGGGGATCGAGGATGTGAATGATCTGATTGCTGATTTGGACCATGCACTTAAAACTGGCCCTCTGTAG